A region of Reichenbachiella carrageenanivorans DNA encodes the following proteins:
- a CDS encoding sodium:solute symporter produces the protein MSILDLLVLFGTLGLIVGYGVYKTYGTNTIDNYLRGGNSMKWGTIGLSVMATQASAITFISTPGQGYESGMAFVQNYFGLPIALIIVAFVFIPIYYKLKVYTAYEYLEKRFDKKTRLLGAFLFLVQRGLAAGITIYAPAIILSTILGWSLTWTILLVGVLVIIYTVSGGTKAVSLTQKHQMTVILIGMAIAFGYIVHYLSDFVTFPEALHIAGSLDKLNAVDFSFDFEKRYTVWSGILGGLFLALSYFGTDQSQVQRYLGGKNTVESRMGLMFNAILKIPMQFFILLTGALLYVFYIFYQPPVHFNAQNITSVEQQVGIENIDRITTDHDFWVQQRKESALNYAEALTGGSIEAQVQAKQKLQQTAERVNDSRTEMKELIASTDAAMKIKDSDYVFLTFILNYLPQGIIGLLIAVIFSAAMSSTSGELNALASTTVIDFYKNLINPDASENRYMLVSKLMTAGWGILAIGFAFMAHQSENLIEMVNILGSLFYGNILGIFLVAFFVKFVQGTAVFWAAIVSQLLVIGLFLSTDIGYLWFNVIGCTGVLLISLLIQTLKPKA, from the coding sequence ATGAGCATATTAGATCTATTGGTGTTATTTGGTACTTTGGGGCTCATTGTGGGCTATGGCGTATACAAAACCTACGGTACAAACACGATTGACAACTATCTGCGTGGTGGCAACAGTATGAAATGGGGCACGATTGGGTTGTCTGTGATGGCCACACAAGCGAGTGCCATCACTTTTATTTCTACACCAGGCCAAGGCTATGAGAGTGGGATGGCTTTTGTTCAGAACTATTTTGGATTGCCTATAGCATTGATTATAGTGGCTTTTGTGTTTATCCCTATCTATTACAAACTAAAGGTATATACGGCCTACGAATATCTCGAAAAACGATTTGACAAAAAAACTCGTTTGCTTGGTGCTTTTTTGTTTTTGGTACAGCGTGGTTTGGCTGCTGGTATTACGATATATGCACCAGCCATTATCCTGTCTACTATACTAGGATGGAGCCTCACTTGGACCATCTTGCTGGTGGGCGTGCTGGTGATCATCTACACGGTGAGTGGCGGTACCAAGGCAGTGAGTCTCACTCAAAAACATCAGATGACGGTGATCCTTATCGGAATGGCTATTGCGTTTGGCTATATTGTGCATTACCTATCGGACTTTGTTACTTTTCCCGAGGCACTGCACATTGCTGGCAGTTTGGACAAGCTCAATGCCGTTGATTTCTCTTTTGATTTTGAAAAAAGGTACACAGTATGGTCGGGTATTTTAGGAGGATTGTTTTTGGCACTGTCGTATTTTGGGACAGATCAGTCGCAAGTACAGCGCTATCTTGGGGGTAAGAATACCGTGGAGAGCCGCATGGGGTTGATGTTTAATGCCATATTGAAAATTCCTATGCAATTTTTCATCCTGCTTACTGGTGCTTTATTGTATGTGTTTTATATATTCTATCAGCCGCCAGTTCATTTCAATGCTCAAAACATAACCTCTGTAGAGCAACAAGTAGGAATTGAAAATATTGATCGGATCACTACAGATCATGACTTTTGGGTGCAACAGCGAAAGGAATCAGCACTAAATTATGCAGAAGCATTGACTGGTGGGTCTATCGAAGCGCAGGTACAAGCCAAGCAAAAACTTCAACAGACAGCCGAACGGGTAAATGACTCACGAACGGAAATGAAAGAGCTGATCGCTTCTACCGATGCGGCCATGAAGATCAAAGATTCGGATTACGTATTCCTTACTTTTATTCTTAACTATTTACCTCAAGGCATCATTGGGCTACTGATTGCTGTGATTTTTTCAGCAGCCATGTCTTCCACTTCTGGTGAGCTGAATGCATTGGCGTCTACTACGGTGATCGATTTTTATAAAAACCTGATCAATCCAGATGCCTCCGAAAACAGATATATGCTAGTGTCCAAACTGATGACGGCGGGATGGGGGATACTGGCGATTGGTTTTGCCTTTATGGCGCATCAGTCAGAAAACCTGATCGAGATGGTCAACATTCTCGGATCGTTATTTTATGGCAATATCCTAGGGATATTTCTCGTGGCTTTCTTTGTGAAATTTGTGCAAGGCACGGCCGTGTTTTGGGCAGCGATAGTTTCTCAGCTATTAGTGATTGGTTTGTTTCTCTCCACAGATATTGGCTATCTCTGGTTCAATGTGATAGGGTGTACGGGAGTCCTTTTGATTAGTCTATTGATACAGACCTTAAAACCTAAGGCATAA
- a CDS encoding PIG-L family deacetylase, whose amino-acid sequence MRLLRLLSFLFTLSISLPIQAQQPKKPNAADIQLMLEKLNVLGSVLYVAAHPDDENTKVIAYMANEKKFNTAYLSATRGDGGQNLIGSEIRELLGLIRTQELLAARRTDGGQQYFSRANDFGYSKNAEETFEIWNREEVLADFVRVFRKHKPDVVITRFPGNGMGGHGHHTASAILAKEAFEMAADKKYFPTSAAEYGVWQPKRILFNTHPFFYQRAGIEMDTAAMITLDLGTYNPLLGKSYPEIASLSRSMHKSQGFGSTGTRGTQIEYFEHTAGERATDMFAGFDTSWNRVKGGGKVGYHVDNALMYYDPAQPWIIVNDLVLAYNALDKVKDPYWKKVKQEEVKALIKACTGLYMEVKADQYSYTPGDSLTLSMEAINRSDVDMKLVSIRLGDRSAFHVNQKLFNNRPFNSDMNYVLDTQTSYSDPYWLKAPGTLGMYEVIDPKLIGTPENAPALSWRATIEINGTAIEYELPVIYKENDPVAGETYRPLEVTPPVFLNISEKVYVFGNGDSKSIEVKVLAGQAEIQGDLSLNLPEGWKVKPESYSFDLSDKGAEAVFSFELFPPPVAHSGEIQAVAKIEDKTYNNSLVRIEYDHIPKQALFPVSSAKVVKVELEKRGTNVGYIVGSGDEIPASLAQIGYEVTELSNGDITAEKLQMYDAVILGIRAYNTNDRLKFYQEELMEYVKNGGTMIVQYNTAHQLVTKDLGPYPLQLSRDRVTVEEAEVRILKPDHPVMNTPNTITEADFEDWVQERGLYFPNEWDEQYEAILSSNDPGEDPRNGGLLVAKYGKGYYIYSGYSWFRELPAGVPGAYRIFTNMISIGK is encoded by the coding sequence ATGCGACTACTGCGATTGTTATCATTCCTTTTTACTTTATCCATTTCATTACCCATACAAGCCCAGCAACCTAAAAAACCAAATGCCGCAGATATTCAATTGATGCTCGAAAAGCTCAATGTACTTGGTTCCGTGCTGTATGTGGCCGCCCATCCTGATGATGAAAACACCAAAGTAATCGCCTATATGGCGAATGAGAAAAAATTCAATACCGCCTACCTGTCTGCAACTAGAGGCGACGGCGGACAAAATTTGATTGGTTCGGAAATTCGAGAATTGCTCGGCCTGATCCGAACACAAGAGCTGCTGGCTGCTCGCCGTACGGATGGCGGACAGCAGTATTTTAGCCGAGCCAATGACTTTGGCTATTCTAAAAATGCGGAAGAGACATTTGAAATATGGAATAGAGAGGAAGTGCTGGCAGACTTTGTAAGAGTCTTTAGAAAACACAAGCCTGATGTGGTGATCACTCGCTTTCCAGGTAATGGTATGGGGGGGCATGGTCATCATACCGCTTCAGCTATTTTGGCCAAGGAGGCCTTCGAAATGGCGGCCGATAAAAAATATTTCCCAACGTCGGCTGCTGAATATGGCGTGTGGCAACCCAAAAGAATACTTTTCAATACCCATCCGTTTTTTTACCAACGTGCAGGGATAGAAATGGACACCGCTGCCATGATTACCTTAGACTTGGGTACCTACAACCCACTGCTAGGCAAGTCTTATCCTGAAATCGCCTCCCTGAGTAGAAGCATGCACAAGAGCCAGGGTTTTGGGTCTACTGGTACCAGAGGGACACAGATCGAATACTTTGAGCATACGGCAGGGGAGCGAGCCACGGATATGTTTGCCGGATTTGATACTAGTTGGAACCGAGTGAAGGGTGGAGGCAAAGTAGGCTATCATGTAGACAATGCACTCATGTACTATGATCCTGCTCAGCCGTGGATTATTGTGAATGACTTGGTTTTGGCATACAACGCATTGGACAAAGTGAAAGACCCCTATTGGAAAAAAGTAAAACAAGAAGAAGTTAAAGCACTGATCAAAGCGTGTACGGGATTGTATATGGAAGTGAAGGCAGATCAGTATTCTTATACGCCAGGCGATTCGCTAACCCTTAGCATGGAGGCTATCAATCGTTCTGATGTGGATATGAAATTGGTGTCGATAAGGCTAGGAGATAGATCAGCTTTTCATGTCAATCAAAAGCTATTCAACAATCGTCCATTCAACTCGGATATGAACTACGTGCTAGATACTCAAACCAGCTATTCTGACCCGTATTGGCTCAAAGCTCCAGGGACTTTGGGCATGTATGAAGTGATAGACCCAAAGTTGATCGGTACGCCAGAGAATGCTCCTGCACTTTCGTGGAGGGCTACGATCGAAATCAACGGTACGGCTATCGAATATGAGTTGCCAGTGATTTACAAAGAAAATGATCCTGTGGCAGGTGAGACATATAGACCTTTGGAAGTGACACCGCCTGTTTTTCTCAATATTTCCGAGAAGGTATATGTATTTGGTAATGGCGATTCGAAATCTATAGAGGTGAAAGTATTGGCCGGACAGGCAGAGATTCAAGGAGATTTGTCGCTGAATTTGCCAGAAGGTTGGAAGGTCAAACCTGAGAGTTACTCCTTTGATTTGTCTGACAAAGGTGCCGAGGCAGTATTTAGCTTTGAGCTATTTCCTCCTCCTGTTGCTCACAGTGGGGAGATACAGGCTGTCGCCAAAATCGAGGACAAAACATACAACAATAGCTTGGTGAGAATCGAATATGACCACATCCCAAAGCAAGCTTTGTTTCCTGTGTCGTCAGCTAAAGTAGTGAAGGTGGAGCTAGAAAAAAGAGGAACAAACGTGGGTTATATCGTGGGTTCAGGAGATGAAATCCCAGCTAGCTTGGCGCAAATAGGCTATGAGGTAACAGAGCTGTCTAATGGAGACATCACGGCTGAAAAGCTACAGATGTATGATGCAGTAATCCTAGGGATCAGAGCCTACAATACCAACGATCGTTTGAAGTTTTATCAAGAAGAATTGATGGAATATGTAAAAAACGGCGGTACTATGATCGTGCAGTACAACACCGCACACCAGTTGGTGACTAAAGACCTAGGGCCTTATCCACTGCAGTTGTCGAGAGATAGAGTAACGGTAGAAGAAGCTGAGGTTAGAATATTGAAACCCGATCACCCAGTGATGAATACACCAAACACAATAACGGAGGCTGATTTTGAAGACTGGGTGCAGGAGCGCGGGCTTTATTTCCCTAACGAATGGGATGAGCAATATGAGGCCATACTTTCGTCCAACGACCCAGGAGAAGATCCTAGAAATGGAGGATTGCTAGTGGCTAAATATGGAAAAGGGTACTATATCTATAGTGGATATTCTTGGTTTAGAGAATTGCCTGCAGGCGTACCAGGAGCCTATCGTATCTTTACCAATATGATCTCAATTGGCAAATAA